A single window of Priestia filamentosa DNA harbors:
- the ftsY gene encoding signal recognition particle-docking protein FtsY, with protein MSFFKKLKQKFSGTEVEQEETKKYEKGMEKTRKSFTGRLNDLVARYRKVDEDFFEELEEILISADVGVSTVMDLIDELKMEVKRRNIKDSTEIKDVISEKLVDIYSGGEEQFSSLNIQQSGLSIILFVGVNGVGKTTTIGKLAHQLKQEGKKVMLAAGDTFRAGAIEQLEVWGERVGVDVIKQAAGSDPAAVMYDAVQSARSRGADVLLCDTAGRLQNKVNLMNELEKVKRVISREVPDAPHEVLLVLDATTGQNAMSQAKTFSAATDVSGIVLTKLDGTAKGGIVLAIRNELSIPVKFVGLGEKVEDLQEFDPEKYVYGLFAGLMEEDEEE; from the coding sequence ATGAGTTTTTTTAAGAAACTAAAACAAAAGTTTTCAGGAACTGAAGTAGAGCAAGAAGAAACAAAGAAATATGAAAAAGGGATGGAGAAAACAAGGAAGTCGTTCACAGGACGTCTTAATGACCTTGTTGCTCGCTATCGTAAAGTTGACGAAGATTTCTTTGAAGAATTAGAAGAAATTCTAATTAGCGCTGATGTTGGTGTTAGTACTGTAATGGACTTAATTGACGAGTTGAAAATGGAAGTAAAACGCCGTAATATCAAAGATTCAACAGAAATTAAAGACGTTATTTCAGAGAAACTTGTTGATATTTATTCAGGAGGAGAAGAACAGTTCTCTTCTCTGAATATTCAACAATCAGGCCTAAGCATTATTCTATTTGTTGGAGTAAACGGCGTTGGAAAAACAACAACAATTGGAAAGCTTGCTCATCAGCTTAAGCAAGAAGGTAAAAAAGTGATGCTTGCAGCAGGGGATACGTTCCGAGCAGGAGCAATTGAACAGCTTGAAGTATGGGGAGAACGCGTTGGTGTGGATGTTATTAAACAAGCGGCAGGATCAGATCCAGCTGCTGTAATGTATGATGCAGTTCAGTCAGCTCGTTCACGAGGAGCGGATGTATTGCTTTGTGATACAGCAGGACGCCTTCAAAATAAAGTGAACTTAATGAATGAGCTTGAAAAAGTAAAGCGCGTCATTTCTCGTGAAGTTCCTGATGCCCCTCATGAAGTATTACTTGTTCTTGATGCAACAACAGGACAAAATGCAATGAGCCAAGCTAAAACGTTCTCAGCGGCAACAGACGTGTCAGGCATTGTCTTAACAAAGCTTGATGGGACTGCAAAAGGTGGAATTGTTCTGGCGATCCGTAACGAATTGAGTATTCCAGTTAAATTCGTAGGCCTTGGTGAAAAGGTAGAAGATCTTCAGGAGTTTGATCCAGAGAAATATGTATACGGCCTTTTTGCAGGGCTTATGGAAGAAGACGAAGAAGAATAA
- a CDS encoding putative DNA-binding protein has protein sequence MLEKTTRINYLYDFYQSLLTSKQKSYMSLYYLDDYSLGEIAEEYGVSRQAVYDNIKRTEQMLEQYEEKLGLFQRFRQRKQLLQDLQKAVKQHDEEQTLSLIDSLEKLD, from the coding sequence GTGCTTGAAAAAACAACAAGGATAAACTATCTGTATGATTTTTATCAATCATTATTAACTTCAAAACAGAAAAGTTATATGTCGCTTTATTATTTAGATGATTATTCGCTTGGAGAAATCGCTGAAGAATATGGCGTGAGTCGACAAGCTGTTTATGATAATATAAAACGTACAGAACAAATGCTTGAGCAGTATGAAGAAAAGCTCGGCTTGTTTCAGCGATTTCGTCAAAGAAAGCAGCTTTTACAAGATCTTCAAAAAGCTGTAAAACAGCATGATGAAGAGCAGACGCTTTCTCTTATTGATTCGCTTGAGAAATTAGATTAG
- the ffh gene encoding signal recognition particle protein, producing MAFEGLADRLQSTIQKIKGKGKVSEADVKAMMREVRLALLEADVNFKVVKEFVKNVNERAVGQEVMKSLTPGQQVIKVVKEELTKLMGGEESKIAASNRPPTVVMMVGLQGAGKTTTTGKLANLLRKKYNRKPLLAAADIYRPAAIQQLETLGKQLSMPVFSLGDQVSPVEIARKAIEHAKEEHHDYVLIDTAGRLHVDETLMDELKKVKEVAQPDEILLVVDAMTGQDAVNVAESFNEQLGLTGVVLTKLDGDTRGGAALSIRSVTETPIKFVGMGEKLDALETFHPERMASRILGMGDVLTLIEKAQVSVDEDKARELEQKLRTQSFTFDDFLEQLGQVRQMGPLDEILGMLPGANKMKGLKNVQVDDKQIGHIEAIIRSMTKLEKEQPEVINASRKKRIARGSGRSVQEVNRLLKQFDEMKKMMKQMTNMSKGKKKGFKLPFM from the coding sequence ATGGCATTTGAAGGATTAGCCGACCGTTTGCAAAGCACAATTCAAAAGATTAAAGGCAAAGGTAAAGTTTCAGAAGCAGACGTAAAAGCAATGATGCGTGAAGTTCGCCTTGCCTTACTTGAAGCAGACGTTAACTTTAAAGTTGTTAAAGAATTCGTCAAAAACGTGAATGAACGCGCTGTTGGGCAAGAGGTTATGAAAAGCTTAACGCCTGGACAGCAAGTTATCAAAGTTGTTAAAGAAGAGTTAACAAAGCTAATGGGTGGAGAAGAAAGCAAAATTGCTGCTTCAAACCGTCCGCCAACCGTTGTTATGATGGTTGGTCTGCAGGGGGCCGGTAAAACGACCACAACAGGAAAATTAGCAAATCTTCTTCGCAAAAAATACAATCGTAAACCTCTGCTAGCTGCTGCGGATATTTATCGTCCTGCAGCAATTCAACAGCTTGAAACGTTAGGAAAACAGCTCAGCATGCCCGTGTTCTCACTTGGTGATCAGGTAAGCCCTGTTGAAATTGCACGTAAGGCCATTGAGCATGCAAAAGAAGAGCATCATGACTACGTTTTAATTGATACAGCAGGTCGTCTTCATGTTGATGAGACGTTAATGGACGAGCTTAAAAAAGTAAAAGAAGTGGCACAGCCAGATGAAATTTTACTTGTTGTAGATGCGATGACAGGCCAAGACGCTGTAAATGTGGCAGAGAGTTTTAACGAACAATTAGGATTAACAGGTGTTGTTCTTACAAAACTTGATGGAGATACGCGCGGTGGTGCGGCTCTCTCTATCCGTTCTGTAACGGAAACACCGATTAAATTTGTCGGGATGGGTGAAAAACTAGATGCTTTAGAAACTTTCCATCCTGAGCGTATGGCGTCTCGTATTCTTGGAATGGGTGACGTGCTAACGCTTATCGAGAAGGCACAAGTGTCTGTTGACGAGGACAAAGCGCGCGAACTTGAACAAAAGTTACGTACGCAATCTTTCACATTTGATGATTTTCTAGAACAGCTTGGACAAGTGCGACAGATGGGACCGCTTGATGAAATTCTTGGAATGCTTCCAGGAGCAAACAAGATGAAAGGCTTGAAAAACGTTCAAGTAGATGATAAGCAAATTGGTCATATTGAAGCGATTATTCGTTCAATGACAAAGCTTGAAAAAGAACAGCCTGAAGTCATCAATGCAAGCCGTAAAAAGCGTATTGCCAGAGGTAGTGGTAGATCTGTTCAAGAGGTCAATAGACTTCTTAAGCAGTTTGATGAAATGAAGAAGATGATGAAGCAAATGACAAACATGTCAAAAGGCAAGAAAAAAGGATTTAAACTTCCTTTTATGTAG
- the rpsP gene encoding 30S ribosomal protein S16, giving the protein MAVKIRLKRMGSKKSPFYRIVVADSRSPRDGRFIETVGTYNPLEQPAAVKINEELALKWLTDGAKPSDTVRNLFSKEGIMEKFHNSKLSK; this is encoded by the coding sequence ATGGCAGTAAAAATTCGTTTAAAACGTATGGGATCTAAAAAGTCTCCATTCTATCGTATCGTAGTAGCTGATTCTCGTTCACCACGTGATGGACGTTTCATCGAAACAGTTGGAACTTACAATCCACTTGAGCAACCAGCAGCAGTTAAAATCAATGAAGAGCTTGCTCTTAAATGGTTAACAGACGGTGCTAAACCATCTGATACAGTACGTAACCTTTTCTCTAAAGAAGGTATCATGGAGAAATTCCACAACTCAAAATTAAGCAAGTAA
- a CDS encoding YlqD family protein: MKVVQKVIVKQVLTEQSKEKLRNKFILEQKGLQNEIEQLRFQLKKIENMKKPSAASLEKQFEKEQKTRLEKLRIIDFQLEQLNLLPIGSELEETKLDAIVEVKEGDSWEEFKSLQTILVKDGIVIEIR, encoded by the coding sequence GTGAAAGTTGTCCAAAAAGTGATTGTGAAACAAGTATTAACTGAACAAAGCAAGGAAAAGTTAAGGAATAAGTTTATTCTTGAACAAAAAGGGCTGCAAAATGAAATTGAGCAGTTGCGCTTTCAGTTGAAAAAGATTGAAAATATGAAAAAGCCATCAGCGGCATCGCTTGAAAAACAATTCGAAAAGGAACAAAAAACCCGTTTAGAAAAACTCCGCATTATCGATTTTCAGCTAGAACAGCTTAACTTGCTCCCCATTGGTAGTGAGCTTGAAGAAACAAAGCTAGATGCTATTGTGGAAGTAAAAGAAGGCGACAGCTGGGAAGAATTCAAAAGTTTACAAACGATTCTTGTTAAAGATGGAATTGTGATTGAAATTCGATAG
- the rimM gene encoding ribosome maturation factor RimM (Essential for efficient processing of 16S rRNA), which produces MEKWLNVGKIVNTHGVRGEVRVISRTDFPEERYKVGNELYIFKGNEEIKVVVASHRQHKNFDLLTFEEYHNINQVEAFKNCLLKVPSSDLVELEEGEYYFHEIVGCEVYTEEGNLVGTIKEILATGANDVWVVKASGRKDVLIPYIEDVVADINVEEKRVIINEMEGLLD; this is translated from the coding sequence ATGGAAAAGTGGTTGAACGTAGGGAAAATTGTGAACACGCACGGAGTTCGCGGTGAAGTCCGCGTTATCTCTCGCACAGATTTTCCAGAAGAACGTTATAAGGTTGGAAATGAGTTATACATATTCAAGGGCAACGAAGAAATCAAAGTTGTTGTAGCAAGTCACCGTCAGCATAAAAATTTTGATCTTCTTACATTTGAAGAGTATCATAATATCAATCAAGTGGAGGCGTTCAAAAACTGTCTCCTTAAGGTACCATCTTCAGACCTTGTTGAATTAGAAGAAGGTGAATATTACTTTCACGAAATTGTAGGTTGTGAAGTATACACAGAGGAAGGAAATCTTGTTGGCACAATCAAAGAAATTTTAGCAACAGGAGCGAACGATGTTTGGGTCGTAAAAGCATCTGGAAGAAAAGACGTCCTTATCCCGTATATTGAAGATGTTGTAGCAGACATTAACGTCGAAGAGAAAAGAGTAATCATCAACGAAATGGAAGGGTTATTAGACTAA
- the trmD gene encoding tRNA (guanosine(37)-N1)-methyltransferase TrmD: MKIDVLSLFPEMFHGVLESSILKKARDKGAVDVAVTDFREYADNKHKTVDDYPYGGGAGMVLKPQPIFDAVADLNKEGSKARVVLLCPQGERYTQKKAEELSKEEHLIFVCGHYEGYDERIREHVVTDEISIGDFVLTGGELGALVIIDSVVRLLPDVLGNKASAVEDSFSTGLLEHPHYTRPSDFRGMKVPDVLTSGDHKRIAEWREEESLRRTFLRRPDLLENYELSESQKKMLNQIEKTHRSDV, from the coding sequence ATGAAAATTGATGTTTTGTCACTGTTTCCTGAGATGTTTCATGGTGTTCTTGAAAGCTCCATTTTAAAAAAGGCGCGTGATAAAGGAGCGGTTGATGTAGCTGTTACAGATTTTAGAGAGTACGCAGACAATAAGCATAAGACAGTTGATGACTACCCATATGGCGGTGGTGCTGGTATGGTATTAAAGCCACAACCTATTTTTGATGCTGTTGCTGATCTCAATAAAGAAGGCTCAAAAGCTCGCGTTGTTCTTCTTTGTCCACAGGGTGAACGCTATACCCAAAAAAAAGCAGAGGAGCTTTCAAAAGAAGAGCACCTTATCTTTGTTTGTGGTCACTATGAAGGATATGATGAGCGAATTCGTGAACACGTTGTAACAGATGAGATTTCAATTGGAGACTTTGTGTTGACGGGAGGGGAACTTGGGGCTCTTGTAATCATTGACAGCGTCGTACGACTTCTTCCTGACGTTTTAGGGAACAAAGCATCTGCTGTTGAAGATTCATTTAGTACAGGTCTTCTAGAGCATCCTCACTATACTCGGCCATCAGATTTTAGAGGGATGAAGGTGCCAGACGTCCTTACATCTGGGGATCATAAACGTATAGCGGAGTGGAGAGAAGAAGAATCACTGCGTAGAACATTCCTAAGAAGGCCTGATCTGCTCGAAAACTATGAGCTTTCAGAAAGCCAAAAGAAGATGCTGAATCAGATTGAAAAAACGCATCGTTCAGATGTTTAA
- the rplS gene encoding 50S ribosomal protein L19 → MQQLIQDITKEQLKGDLPAFRSGDTVRVHVKVVEGTRERIQVFEGVVIKRRGGGISETFTVRKISYGVGVERAFPLHSPKIAKLEVVRRGKVRRAKLYYLRNLRGKAARIKEIR, encoded by the coding sequence ATGCAACAATTAATCCAAGATATCACAAAAGAACAATTAAAAGGTGACTTACCTGCTTTCCGTTCTGGAGATACAGTTCGCGTACACGTTAAAGTTGTTGAGGGTACTCGTGAACGTATTCAGGTGTTCGAAGGTGTTGTAATCAAACGCCGTGGTGGTGGAATTAGCGAAACTTTCACAGTTCGTAAAATTTCTTACGGTGTTGGTGTTGAACGTGCATTCCCACTTCATTCACCAAAAATCGCTAAGCTTGAAGTTGTACGTCGTGGTAAAGTACGTCGTGCGAAACTTTACTACCTACGTAACCTTCGTGGTAAAGCAGCTCGTATTAAAGAAATTCGATAA
- the lepB gene encoding signal peptidase I: MARKKNETVEWIKAISIAVIIAAIIRFFFFTPIVVDGESMMPTLHDQNRMIVNKISYKIGGPDRFDVVVFHAPGGKDYIKRVIGLPGDHVEYKNDTLYINGKAYEEPYLDQYKSELDDGMPLTEDFKLEDTPGGDKVVPEGEIFVMGDNRRNSRDSRAIGPVSLKKVVGTTSIVYWPFNEIRTVD; the protein is encoded by the coding sequence ATGGCTCGTAAAAAAAATGAAACAGTAGAATGGATCAAGGCCATTTCGATTGCCGTCATTATTGCGGCAATTATTCGATTCTTCTTCTTCACTCCAATTGTTGTAGATGGAGAATCAATGATGCCAACTCTACATGATCAAAACCGCATGATTGTAAACAAGATATCTTATAAAATTGGTGGGCCTGATCGATTTGATGTTGTTGTCTTTCATGCTCCAGGTGGCAAAGATTACATTAAACGCGTGATTGGTTTACCAGGAGATCACGTGGAGTACAAAAACGATACGCTTTATATTAATGGAAAGGCGTACGAAGAACCGTATCTTGATCAATATAAAAGCGAACTTGACGACGGTATGCCGCTTACGGAAGATTTTAAATTAGAAGATACTCCCGGTGGCGATAAGGTCGTTCCAGAAGGCGAAATTTTCGTTATGGGAGATAACCGACGCAATAGCCGAGATAGTCGCGCGATTGGACCGGTTTCCTTGAAAAAAGTAGTTGGCACAACAAGCATTGTGTACTGGCCTTTTAATGAAATTAGAACGGTTGATTAA
- the ylqF gene encoding ribosome biogenesis GTPase YlqF, with translation MTIQWFPGHMAKARRQVTEKLKLIDIVFVLVDARIPQSSQNPMIDELIANKPRIMLLNKADKADPKVTEQWIQYYDEKGIPALAINSQNGKGMDRIVSLSKTLLKEKFDRMRQKGIKNPRAMRAMIVGIPNVGKSTLINRLAGKNIAKTGDRPGVTQAQQWIKVGKELELLDTPGILWPKFEDELVGLKLATTGAIKDTILNLQDVAVYALRFLQERYEARLEDRYGVTERYEEIVDLFDFIGTKRGCLMGGGIVDYDKTAELVLREIRADRLGPLTFDYPEELHESEEE, from the coding sequence ATGACCATTCAATGGTTTCCAGGACATATGGCGAAAGCTCGTCGCCAAGTTACCGAGAAATTAAAACTAATTGATATTGTTTTTGTGCTTGTTGACGCACGCATCCCTCAATCTTCACAAAACCCAATGATTGATGAGCTTATTGCAAATAAGCCGCGAATCATGCTGTTAAATAAAGCGGATAAAGCTGATCCAAAAGTGACGGAACAGTGGATTCAGTACTATGATGAAAAAGGGATTCCAGCTCTTGCTATTAACTCACAGAATGGCAAAGGAATGGACCGTATTGTCTCACTTTCTAAAACCCTTCTAAAAGAAAAATTTGATCGTATGAGACAAAAAGGAATTAAAAATCCACGTGCAATGCGAGCGATGATTGTTGGAATTCCAAATGTAGGAAAATCGACACTTATCAATCGCTTAGCAGGAAAAAATATTGCTAAAACAGGAGATCGTCCTGGAGTGACACAAGCACAGCAGTGGATTAAAGTAGGAAAAGAGCTCGAGCTTCTAGATACGCCTGGGATTCTCTGGCCGAAATTTGAGGACGAGCTTGTGGGATTAAAGCTTGCTACAACAGGGGCTATTAAAGATACAATTTTAAATTTGCAAGATGTAGCAGTTTATGCACTGCGCTTTTTGCAAGAGCGTTACGAAGCACGTTTAGAAGATCGTTATGGTGTTACAGAGCGTTATGAGGAGATTGTAGACCTGTTTGACTTTATCGGTACTAAACGGGGCTGTTTAATGGGTGGAGGTATTGTGGACTACGACAAGACAGCTGAGCTTGTATTGCGTGAAATTCGCGCAGATCGTCTTGGTCCCCTTACATTTGACTATCCTGAGGAACTCCATGAAAGTGAAGAGGAATAA
- a CDS encoding ribonuclease HII → MSESIKEIKAKLEKVTSKSDPFLLQCATDERKGVQKLVLQKEKWFKKQEVLEEQFLEMMKYENTLYAKGIDLIAGIDEVGRGPLAGPVVSAAVILPHDFHALGLTDSKKLSEKKRESYYEHILENALAVGVGIIGREAIDSLNIYQATRKAMESAIRELEREPDYLLIDAMKLPNVSIPQLDIISGDAKSISIAAASIVAKVTRDRLMKKLGEKFPEYGFEKHMGYGTKEHLEAIEKHGIIDEHRRSFSPIKEYVES, encoded by the coding sequence ATGAGTGAAAGCATTAAAGAAATTAAAGCAAAGTTAGAAAAGGTAACGTCTAAAAGTGATCCATTTCTATTGCAGTGTGCAACAGACGAGCGTAAAGGTGTTCAAAAGCTAGTCCTGCAGAAAGAAAAGTGGTTTAAAAAACAAGAAGTGTTAGAAGAGCAATTTCTAGAGATGATGAAATATGAAAATACGCTTTATGCAAAAGGTATAGATTTAATCGCAGGTATTGATGAAGTTGGCAGGGGACCTCTTGCAGGTCCGGTCGTTTCAGCAGCTGTTATTCTTCCTCATGATTTCCATGCACTTGGTTTAACAGATTCCAAAAAGCTTTCTGAGAAAAAACGGGAAAGTTACTATGAGCACATTTTAGAGAATGCTCTTGCAGTTGGTGTAGGGATTATTGGACGAGAAGCTATTGATTCATTGAATATTTATCAGGCAACACGAAAAGCAATGGAAAGTGCTATTAGGGAGCTTGAGAGAGAGCCTGACTATTTGCTTATCGATGCAATGAAGCTTCCGAACGTTTCTATTCCTCAGCTTGATATTATCAGTGGAGATGCGAAAAGTATTTCAATTGCAGCTGCTTCGATTGTAGCTAAGGTTACACGTGATCGGTTGATGAAAAAACTCGGTGAAAAATTTCCTGAGTATGGGTTTGAAAAACATATGGGGTATGGAACGAAAGAGCACCTAGAGGCAATTGAAAAGCATGGGATTATTGATGAACACAGACGTTCCTTTTCACCAATTAAAGAGTATGTTGAAAGCTAG
- a CDS encoding EscU/YscU/HrcU family type III secretion system export apparatus switch protein: MKKKSYSKKAVALAYLKHEKAPKIVAKGGGDVARDIIEKAKENNVPIQEDPSLVNLLHNLELNERIPEELYESVAEIFAFIYKMDEKAKK, from the coding sequence ATGAAAAAAAAATCATACTCTAAAAAAGCGGTAGCTCTTGCCTATTTGAAACATGAGAAAGCACCAAAGATAGTGGCAAAAGGAGGAGGAGATGTTGCTCGGGATATCATTGAAAAGGCAAAAGAAAACAATGTTCCAATTCAAGAAGATCCGTCTCTTGTAAACTTGCTTCATAATTTAGAATTGAACGAGCGTATCCCAGAAGAGCTTTATGAGTCAGTAGCAGAAATTTTTGCTTTTATCTACAAAATGGATGAAAAAGCAAAAAAATAG
- the sucC gene encoding ADP-forming succinate--CoA ligase subunit beta, whose amino-acid sequence MNIHEYQGKELLRKYGVAVPNGRVAFTVEEAVEAAKELGTDVSVVKAQIHAGGRGKAGGVKVAKNLDEVRTYADEILGKTLVTHQTGPQGKEVKRLLIEEGCDIQKEYYVGIVLDRASSRVVLMASEEGGTEIEEVAEKTPEKIFKEYIDPAVGLQGFQARRLAFNINIPKELVGQAVKFMAGLYKVFVEKDCSIAEINPLVTTGDGKVMALDAKLNFDSNALYRQKDVLELRDLEEEDVKEIEASKYDLSYIALDGNIGCMVNGAGLAMATMDIIKYSGGEPANFLDVGGGATAEKVTEAFKIIISDQNVKGIFVNIFGGIMRCDVIAEGVVEATKQVGLDLPLVVRLEGTNVELGKKILKESGLNITAAESMADGAEKIVALVK is encoded by the coding sequence ATGAATATTCATGAGTATCAAGGAAAAGAGCTCCTTAGAAAATATGGGGTAGCTGTTCCAAACGGCCGCGTAGCGTTTACGGTAGAAGAAGCGGTAGAAGCAGCAAAAGAGCTAGGAACAGATGTTTCTGTTGTAAAAGCACAGATTCATGCAGGTGGCCGCGGTAAAGCCGGAGGGGTAAAAGTTGCGAAAAACTTGGATGAAGTTCGTACATATGCCGATGAGATACTTGGAAAAACGCTCGTAACTCATCAAACAGGTCCACAAGGGAAAGAAGTAAAGCGTTTACTTATTGAGGAAGGCTGCGATATCCAAAAAGAATATTATGTTGGAATCGTATTAGATCGTGCTTCTTCACGCGTGGTGCTTATGGCTTCTGAAGAAGGTGGCACAGAAATTGAAGAAGTAGCTGAAAAAACACCTGAGAAAATCTTTAAGGAATATATCGATCCAGCGGTTGGGTTACAGGGGTTCCAAGCGCGTCGATTAGCGTTTAATATTAATATTCCAAAAGAGTTAGTAGGTCAAGCTGTAAAATTTATGGCTGGTTTATATAAAGTATTTGTTGAAAAAGATTGCTCAATCGCTGAGATTAATCCACTTGTAACAACAGGTGATGGAAAAGTAATGGCGCTTGATGCAAAACTTAATTTTGATTCAAACGCTCTTTATCGTCAAAAAGATGTGTTAGAGCTTCGCGATTTAGAAGAAGAAGATGTAAAAGAAATTGAAGCATCAAAATACGACTTAAGCTACATTGCGCTTGACGGTAATATCGGCTGCATGGTAAATGGAGCAGGTCTTGCAATGGCGACAATGGACATTATTAAATATTCAGGCGGAGAGCCGGCAAACTTCCTTGACGTAGGGGGCGGTGCAACGGCTGAGAAAGTAACGGAAGCGTTCAAGATTATTATCTCCGATCAAAATGTAAAAGGGATTTTTGTTAACATTTTTGGTGGCATTATGAGATGTGATGTTATTGCTGAAGGTGTTGTTGAAGCAACAAAACAAGTAGGGTTAGATTTGCCACTTGTTGTTCGCTTAGAAGGCACAAACGTTGAGCTTGGCAAAAAGATTTTGAAAGAATCAGGTCTTAATATTACAGCTGCAGAGTCAATGGCTGACGGCGCTGAAAAAATTGTTGCACTTGTGAAATAA
- the sucD gene encoding succinate--CoA ligase subunit alpha, translated as MSVFINKDTKVIVQGITGATGLFHTKQAIEYGTKIVGGVTPGKGGTTIEGVPVFNTVEDAKKATGANASVVYVPPAFAADAIMEAVDADLDLVITITEGIPVIDMVKVKRYMEGKRTRLVGPNCPGVITPEECKIGIMPGYIHKKGHVGVVSRSGTLTYEAVHQLSQAGIGQSTAVGIGGDPVNGTDFIDVLKAFNEDEDTYAVIMIGEIGGTAEEEAAQWVKENMTKPVVGFIGGQTAPAGKRMGHAGAIISGGKGTASEKIKTLNACGISVAETPSVMGETLIKVLKDEGIYDKCKTHDIPVSSSQS; from the coding sequence ATGAGCGTATTTATTAACAAGGATACAAAAGTTATTGTACAGGGGATTACAGGAGCAACAGGTTTGTTTCATACAAAACAAGCAATTGAATATGGAACAAAAATTGTTGGGGGCGTAACTCCAGGAAAAGGCGGCACAACAATCGAAGGAGTACCTGTTTTCAACACTGTTGAAGACGCAAAAAAAGCAACAGGTGCAAACGCGTCAGTTGTGTATGTTCCACCTGCTTTTGCAGCAGATGCAATTATGGAAGCAGTTGATGCAGACCTTGACTTAGTTATCACAATTACAGAGGGTATTCCAGTAATTGATATGGTGAAAGTAAAGCGTTATATGGAAGGAAAACGCACAAGACTTGTTGGACCAAACTGCCCAGGTGTTATCACACCAGAAGAATGTAAAATTGGTATTATGCCAGGATATATTCATAAAAAAGGTCATGTTGGCGTTGTGTCACGCTCTGGAACACTCACATATGAAGCTGTTCATCAACTTTCACAAGCAGGAATTGGCCAGTCAACAGCAGTAGGAATTGGTGGGGACCCTGTTAATGGCACGGACTTCATTGATGTGTTAAAAGCCTTTAATGAAGATGAAGACACATATGCTGTTATTATGATTGGTGAAATCGGGGGTACGGCAGAAGAAGAAGCAGCACAATGGGTGAAAGAAAATATGACAAAACCTGTTGTTGGCTTTATTGGAGGTCAAACAGCTCCAGCAGGCAAGCGTATGGGCCACGCTGGTGCGATTATCTCAGGTGGTAAGGGTACGGCAAGCGAGAAGATTAAAACGCTTAACGCATGCGGTATTAGCGTTGCTGAAACCCCTTCTGTTATGGGAGAAACGCTTATTAAAGTGCTAAAGGACGAAGGAATTTACGATAAGTGTAAAACGCACGATATTCCCGTAAGTTCATCACAGTCTTAA